The Vibrio kanaloae genome has a window encoding:
- the ftsL gene encoding cell division protein FtsL: MKTSKPNLAKIIFFDLISVGKVPLVLLICIFASAMGVVLTTHMSRQAITQKDTALVEREQLDDEWRNLMLEETALAEHSRVQASAKRELDMKRPDSDKEVVITLK, encoded by the coding sequence ATGAAGACCTCTAAGCCTAATTTAGCCAAGATAATATTTTTTGATTTGATCTCTGTGGGCAAGGTCCCATTGGTGCTTCTTATCTGTATCTTTGCGAGTGCGATGGGGGTCGTTCTCACAACACATATGTCACGTCAGGCGATCACGCAAAAAGACACGGCATTGGTAGAGCGAGAGCAACTTGATGATGAGTGGCGTAATTTAATGCTTGAAGAGACAGCACTGGCAGAACATAGTCGTGTTCAAGCATCGGCAAAAAGAGAGCTAGACATGAAACGTCCAGACTCTGACAAAGAAGTTGTGATCACACTAAAATGA
- the rsmH gene encoding 16S rRNA (cytosine(1402)-N(4))-methyltransferase RsmH: protein MTEAFKHISVLLNESIDGLAIKPDGTYIDGTFGRGGHSRTILSKLGENGRLFSIDRDPQAIAEAQKIDDPRFTIIHGPFSGIAEYAERYDLVGQVDGVLLDLGVSSPQLDDAERGFSFMKDGPLDMRMDPTTGIPVSQWLVEADLDDITWVIREFGEDKHARRIAKGIIAYQENEENEPLTRTGQLAKLISDVAPKNFKEKKHPATRAFQAFRIYINSELEEIDTALKGAASILAPEGRLSVISFHSLEDRMVKRFIRKESQGPQVPHGLPLTEEQIKALGSADLKPVGKAIKPSKDEVDENTRSRSSVLRIAEKL, encoded by the coding sequence ATGACAGAAGCATTCAAACATATTTCAGTATTGCTTAACGAATCTATTGACGGACTTGCGATAAAACCTGACGGTACCTACATTGATGGTACTTTTGGACGCGGTGGTCATAGCCGTACAATCCTGTCTAAACTGGGCGAGAATGGGCGACTCTTTAGTATCGACCGCGATCCACAAGCGATTGCAGAAGCACAAAAAATTGATGACCCTCGTTTTACGATTATTCATGGCCCATTTTCAGGTATTGCTGAATACGCAGAGCGTTATGATTTAGTCGGTCAAGTGGATGGTGTTTTATTGGATTTGGGTGTCTCTTCACCGCAGTTGGATGATGCTGAGCGTGGGTTTAGTTTTATGAAAGACGGCCCATTGGATATGCGTATGGATCCAACTACGGGTATTCCGGTATCGCAATGGTTAGTTGAAGCGGATCTTGATGACATCACATGGGTTATCCGTGAATTCGGTGAAGATAAACACGCTCGTCGTATCGCGAAAGGCATCATTGCTTATCAAGAGAACGAAGAGAACGAACCGTTAACGCGTACTGGCCAATTGGCTAAGCTTATCTCTGATGTAGCGCCAAAAAACTTCAAAGAGAAAAAGCATCCAGCCACCCGTGCTTTCCAAGCATTCCGTATCTACATCAACAGTGAGCTTGAAGAAATTGATACGGCACTAAAAGGTGCGGCAAGCATCCTTGCTCCAGAAGGTCGATTGTCGGTGATCAGCTTCCACTCACTTGAAGACCGCATGGTGAAACGCTTTATTCGCAAAGAGAGCCAAGGCCCTCAAGTACCTCATGGCCTGCCACTAACAGAAGAGCAGATCAAAGCGCTAGGTAGTGCTGACCTTAAGCCTGTTGGTAAAGCGATTAAACCATCGAAAGATGAAGTGGATGAGAATACTCGTTCACGTAGTTCAGTGCTACGAATTGCAGAAAAACTTTAG
- the rsmI gene encoding 16S rRNA (cytidine(1402)-2'-O)-methyltransferase encodes MTDNKTLLTESPTLYIVPTPIGNLGDITQRAIEILSSVDVIAAEDTRHTGKLLAHFNIPTRTFALHDHNEQTKAQVLVEKLLEGQSIALVSDAGTPLISDPGYHLVSQCRQAGVRVVPLPGACAVITALSASGLPSDRFSFEGFLPPKSKGRKDKFLEISKAERTCIFYESPHRISDSLQDMLEILGPDREVVLARELTKTFETIQGLPLGELIEWIEEDSNRKRGEMVLLIHGHREAATTELPDEATRTLGILTKELPLKKAAAMTAEIYNLKKNALYKWGLEHLDN; translated from the coding sequence ATGACAGATAACAAAACCTTGCTCACAGAGAGCCCAACTCTCTATATTGTGCCAACCCCCATCGGAAATTTGGGAGATATCACTCAAAGAGCAATTGAAATTTTATCAAGTGTCGATGTTATTGCAGCCGAAGATACACGTCACACGGGTAAGCTTCTCGCTCACTTCAATATACCGACCAGAACGTTTGCTCTACATGATCATAATGAACAAACCAAAGCGCAAGTTCTAGTTGAAAAGTTATTAGAAGGTCAGTCTATCGCATTAGTCTCTGATGCGGGAACCCCTTTAATCAGTGACCCAGGTTACCATCTTGTATCGCAATGTCGTCAAGCGGGTGTGAGAGTTGTGCCACTTCCTGGTGCTTGTGCTGTGATTACGGCGCTCAGTGCTTCTGGTTTGCCATCTGATCGTTTCAGCTTTGAAGGCTTCTTACCGCCAAAGAGCAAGGGTCGTAAAGACAAGTTCTTAGAGATTTCAAAGGCCGAGCGCACGTGTATCTTCTATGAATCACCGCATCGTATTTCCGACTCTCTGCAAGACATGCTAGAGATTTTAGGCCCCGACCGTGAGGTTGTGTTGGCGCGTGAGTTGACTAAGACCTTTGAAACGATTCAAGGTCTGCCATTAGGTGAGTTGATTGAGTGGATTGAAGAAGATTCGAACCGTAAGCGCGGTGAAATGGTGCTACTGATTCATGGTCACCGTGAAGCAGCAACCACAGAGCTGCCTGATGAAGCGACTCGCACATTGGGCATTCTAACCAAAGAACTGCCCCTTAAAAAAGCAGCGGCGATGACGGCCGAGATCTATAACCTGAAAAAGAACGCTTTATACAAATGGGGCTTAGAGCATCTAGACAACTAG